The following proteins are encoded in a genomic region of Sorangiineae bacterium MSr12523:
- a CDS encoding DUF420 domain-containing protein, giving the protein MVESTLSKSSDRPFWIVNAVVSILALCLLAYLLLIRQTTPGDSAALAFMPAVNACFNATSAVLLVLAVVAIKKKKVARHQALMLSAFASSALFLVGYLAYHYVHGDTKYPGTGAMRGVYLAILASHVILSIPVVPMCLAAFYYAFQRNFVTHKKITKVLFPIWLYVSVTGVVVFAMLRSAYG; this is encoded by the coding sequence ATGGTCGAGTCCACCTTGTCGAAAAGTTCCGATCGCCCGTTTTGGATCGTCAACGCGGTCGTTTCGATTTTGGCGCTCTGCCTGCTGGCCTATCTGCTGCTCATTCGCCAAACGACGCCGGGCGATTCCGCCGCGCTCGCCTTCATGCCCGCGGTGAACGCGTGCTTCAACGCGACCTCGGCGGTGCTCCTGGTGCTGGCGGTCGTGGCCATCAAGAAGAAGAAGGTGGCGCGGCACCAGGCGCTGATGCTGTCGGCCTTTGCATCGAGCGCCCTGTTTCTCGTGGGGTACCTCGCCTACCACTACGTGCACGGCGATACGAAGTACCCCGGCACCGGTGCCATGCGCGGGGTGTACCTCGCCATCTTGGCTTCCCACGTGATCCTGTCGATCCCCGTGGTGCCTATGTGCCTGGCGGCTTTCTACTACGCCTTCCAGCGCAACTTCGTGACCCACAAGAAGATCACGAAAGTGCTCTTTCCCATCTGGCTTTACGTGTCGGTGACGGGCGTCGTCGTTTTCGCGATGCTCCGCAGCGCGTACGGCTGA
- a CDS encoding metalloregulator ArsR/SmtB family transcription factor, giving the protein MDVFAAIAEPSRRLLLEQLVGGGRTAGELVDALPALSQPGVSKHLRVLREVGLVDVRVDAQRRVYTLRPERLAEIDTWLEPYRKLWAWHLDALEAHLASKAAKGSKRKP; this is encoded by the coding sequence ATGGACGTCTTCGCCGCCATTGCCGAGCCGAGCCGGCGTTTGCTGCTCGAGCAACTCGTCGGCGGAGGCCGCACCGCGGGCGAGCTGGTGGACGCGTTGCCGGCGCTGAGCCAACCGGGCGTGTCCAAGCACCTGCGCGTCCTTCGCGAGGTCGGCTTGGTGGACGTGCGCGTCGATGCACAACGCCGCGTGTACACCTTGCGCCCGGAGCGGCTGGCTGAAATCGATACCTGGCTCGAGCCATACCGAAAGCTCTGGGCTTGGCACCTCGATGCCCTGGAAGCCCATCTCGCCAGCAAGGCAGCCAAAGGAAGCAAGAGAAAGCCATGA
- a CDS encoding isochorismatase family protein, translating into MLDIDEKAALVVIDVQKGFDDEAWWGKRNNPACEANIGLLLDVWESTGRPVVLVRHDSTSEGSPLRPEKPGNAFKAGIEGRNHDVFVAKSVHSSFHGKPDLHAWLKARGISQLVITGIATNICCETTTRVAGDLGYDVLFAVDATHAFDRKGPDGRVVTADEFTRSTVATLDGEFARVVRTADVVEGVRARALAHA; encoded by the coding sequence ATGCTCGACATCGACGAAAAAGCAGCGCTCGTGGTCATCGACGTGCAAAAAGGTTTCGACGACGAAGCCTGGTGGGGCAAACGCAACAATCCTGCGTGCGAAGCCAACATCGGTCTTCTCTTGGACGTGTGGGAAAGCACCGGGCGGCCCGTCGTGCTCGTGCGGCACGACTCGACCTCCGAAGGCTCACCGCTTCGGCCGGAAAAGCCGGGCAATGCCTTCAAAGCCGGCATCGAAGGGCGCAACCACGACGTGTTCGTGGCCAAATCCGTGCATTCCTCATTTCACGGAAAACCGGATTTGCACGCGTGGCTAAAAGCGCGCGGTATTTCCCAGTTGGTCATCACCGGCATTGCGACCAACATTTGCTGCGAGACCACCACGCGGGTCGCGGGCGATCTCGGTTACGACGTGCTGTTCGCGGTCGATGCGACGCACGCCTTCGATCGCAAAGGACCGGACGGGCGCGTGGTCACCGCCGACGAGTTCACGCGTTCGACCGTGGCCACGCTCGATGGTGAGTTCGCGCGCGTGGTGCGCACCGCCGACGTGGTCGAAGGCGTGCGCGCACGTGCACTCGCTCACGCGTAA
- a CDS encoding VOC family protein, with amino-acid sequence MIDHVGLKVSDFPKAKEFYTKILAPLGYAPVKEVTAEMTGGTYAGVGFGPAGKPEFWIGTGAATGPIHVAFLAPTRAAVEAFYAAGIAAGGKDHGPPGVRAHYHPNYFGAFVLDADGNNIEAVCHSTA; translated from the coding sequence ATGATTGATCACGTCGGCTTGAAGGTGAGCGATTTCCCAAAGGCCAAGGAGTTCTACACGAAGATCCTCGCCCCACTCGGCTACGCGCCCGTCAAGGAGGTCACCGCCGAGATGACCGGCGGCACCTACGCCGGCGTGGGATTCGGCCCCGCTGGCAAGCCCGAATTCTGGATCGGCACCGGCGCCGCGACCGGCCCCATCCACGTTGCCTTCCTCGCCCCCACCCGCGCCGCCGTCGAAGCGTTCTACGCCGCGGGCATCGCCGCCGGCGGCAAAGACCACGGCCCCCCCGGCGTGCGCGCGCACTACCACCCGAACTACTTCGGCGCCTTCGTGTTGGACGCCGACGGCAACAACATCGAAGCAGTCTGCCATTCGACGGCGTAG
- a CDS encoding alkaline phosphatase family protein, translating into MQGFSRRQVLQILGAGAVGIGCGSETGQEKGSQHGSLAHPATSEPTGLQMLAQIDTIVVVMMENRSFDHYFGALKRDAAYPNAGSVTGTSGTESNPAPTGPEVVIHPAETFTLADPPHSFDASHKQFNGGKNDQFVIVHEGPNQNQVMAYYDRTQIPFYYWLADNFTVCDHWHASVMGPTWPNRLYLHAGTSAGKKNNTPNILTPPKTIWEQMRAAGKSTKNYYAGSTPFLPGALPTKLGVTTFAKMDKFFADAKAGTLPALSYIDPDWSVSDDHPAHDIRLGQSFVSSIYKALSESPQWSRSLMILIYDEHGGFWDHVAPPVAPDDRADFRQFGFRVPAILIGPTVKKGHLSTTAYDHTSVLATVAARFGLPALTTRSAAANALTDIFDPARFDNPAPPPANPPVIELDAAALSTIGVSSQEELDDAIQNGTIPSHIVDERPHDARIQSWLREAESLGAVRFIR; encoded by the coding sequence ATGCAAGGATTCTCTCGTCGGCAGGTACTTCAAATTCTCGGCGCAGGTGCCGTGGGCATTGGTTGCGGCTCGGAGACCGGTCAGGAGAAGGGGTCTCAACATGGCTCGCTGGCGCATCCCGCTACGAGCGAGCCCACTGGGCTGCAAATGCTCGCGCAGATTGACACCATCGTCGTGGTGATGATGGAAAATCGCTCGTTCGACCATTATTTCGGCGCGCTGAAGCGCGATGCCGCCTACCCCAATGCAGGCAGCGTCACGGGGACGAGCGGCACGGAATCGAACCCTGCCCCCACCGGGCCGGAGGTGGTCATCCACCCCGCCGAAACCTTCACCTTGGCCGATCCGCCGCATAGTTTCGACGCGAGCCACAAGCAATTCAATGGCGGAAAGAACGACCAATTCGTCATCGTGCACGAGGGGCCGAACCAGAACCAGGTGATGGCCTATTACGATCGCACGCAGATTCCCTTTTACTATTGGCTCGCGGACAACTTCACCGTGTGCGACCACTGGCACGCCTCGGTCATGGGCCCCACCTGGCCCAACCGGCTTTACCTCCACGCGGGCACCTCGGCGGGGAAAAAGAACAATACGCCGAACATTCTCACCCCGCCCAAGACGATTTGGGAGCAAATGCGTGCAGCGGGCAAGTCGACGAAGAATTACTATGCAGGTTCTACCCCGTTCTTGCCAGGTGCCCTGCCGACGAAGCTCGGCGTGACCACCTTTGCGAAGATGGATAAGTTCTTCGCCGATGCCAAGGCGGGCACGTTGCCAGCGCTCTCGTACATCGATCCCGATTGGTCCGTGTCCGACGACCACCCGGCCCACGACATTCGCCTCGGGCAGTCCTTCGTGTCCAGCATTTACAAGGCATTGTCCGAGAGCCCGCAGTGGTCACGCTCGTTGATGATCCTCATTTACGACGAACACGGTGGCTTCTGGGATCACGTGGCACCGCCCGTCGCTCCAGACGATCGCGCGGATTTTCGGCAGTTCGGATTCCGTGTTCCGGCCATCCTCATTGGCCCCACGGTGAAGAAAGGCCATTTGAGCACCACGGCCTACGATCACACCTCCGTGCTTGCCACCGTGGCCGCCCGCTTTGGGCTGCCCGCGCTCACCACGCGATCGGCCGCCGCCAACGCCCTCACCGACATCTTCGACCCGGCGCGGTTCGACAACCCTGCACCGCCGCCGGCCAATCCTCCGGTGATCGAGCTCGATGCCGCGGCCCTTTCCACGATTGGCGTCAGCAGCCAAGAGGAACTCGACGACGCCATCCAAAACGGCACGATCCCGAGCCACATCGTCGACGAGCGTCCCCACGATGCGCGCATTCAAAGCTGGCTGCGCGAAGCCGAATCCCTCGGCGCCGTGCGATTCATTCGCTAA
- a CDS encoding protein kinase — MRTKQDQGMPIAPESAVGTLTDGARWVNRPRDNTLDPANAVNAGLKPGKRLGGMTQTRFELLEPLGTGGMGVVFLAQDTVLDRKVAIKFLRRKDLNTKEAFGRVQHEAQACARLNHENIVRMFDIGQDEGHPFLVMEHLEGHPLDVIMRRARETNEAVVDVRRAVRLMIDVAKGLSHAHRAGIVHRDLKPSNVFITRDGTAKVLDFGVAQMTADSDVAGEYFLGTPQYMSPEQWHGHVQDGQTDIWAAGVIFFELLTGVSPFTGHHIAELRNAVLSSDPSPSLRGLRPELPEEAEEIAKRALEKEKSARFGSADDLLDELVALEVLLEHALRGQSNTGASNTGASSPDLEASPASFRQRRAHRLPANAERRQITAMACSFSSTRSAEALDDSVGEFFEACATIVHQLEGTILSSLGRQVVACFGYPRAHEDSAQRALRAASLIVDAFRPDDHRRSGGACVGVATGPCIPLAVDPETAPLRMQGEVLDIAQSLERRARPNEILTERPTQMLVQGTFELALLDDVAPEDGTAPQHLYRLLRRKENRIRFNPIAAGNVTPLVGRGSELDELRRLWKLAGGGKGQFALVVGEAGIGKSRLLEQHLEALATEGHRFVRCQCWPHSQGSPLQPILEGLEHSVGLDPNASPLEKAALLGLPTQDAAAPPMSRNASLLKHQMLEALVGWFQRLAEQEPLLLVLEDAHWADSITLELLERWLSRLGGMRAMVLVTARPEFQPLWTRSSILHHLAPPRLSPSESAALIGFAGRGRHLPAAIVEQVVQRADGVPLFIEELTYSVVDALQKGGNEHSSWVGAVPATLEALLRARLDTLPEPGRELARVASVLGREMNYDLLRAMCPLSEESLRIGLLQLVETGIFRPIGPISRATCRFKHALVQEAAYQSLVKQERQELHQRAAEVLVSQFSQIAEQNPEIAARHFAEAMRPEEACVYLEKAAKQAMQRSANIDALNHYARAMAQLDLLPSSSGRDRRELLLKAQLAGVYLAEHGLESNRVRETLSRIRELAERYDGDEQSFWALLSIQQLDHVRGEHRTGRELAAQLMVRAEKAAHQGMILAAYKAKVSSALFCGDLTVCRNDAEAGIRLYEAEAGGAIRVHMGADVGAMLHLYLGWTFWLLGEPDQAIRHCHEGVRIARKYDHPASLTIRLLLLASQHNDRGEFAEARALIDEILSLCEEYGFHFVGAAARVVRACTQIESGEREGVAELQAALAHRASMGATVGFTRYISVLAHGQLQIGALDEAMLSVDKAMEISERTGEHYCDAELLRLKGEILVAMGTSNDGRAARVFEQGLERARDQHARSWELRLACSYGRLLARQGRMAEAKTLLAPVLASFTEGHGTRDLRMARALAESCP, encoded by the coding sequence ATGAGGACGAAACAGGACCAAGGTATGCCCATCGCGCCGGAAAGCGCGGTGGGGACGCTGACGGACGGTGCTCGTTGGGTGAACCGGCCGCGCGACAATACGCTCGATCCGGCGAACGCGGTCAACGCCGGCCTAAAGCCCGGAAAACGGCTTGGCGGAATGACCCAAACGCGATTCGAGCTGCTCGAGCCCCTGGGCACCGGAGGTATGGGGGTCGTGTTTCTCGCGCAGGACACCGTTCTCGATCGAAAGGTGGCGATAAAGTTTCTCCGGCGCAAAGACCTGAACACGAAGGAGGCATTCGGACGTGTTCAGCACGAGGCGCAGGCGTGCGCGCGTTTGAATCACGAAAACATCGTGCGCATGTTCGATATCGGGCAAGACGAAGGGCACCCCTTTCTCGTGATGGAGCATCTGGAAGGGCACCCCCTCGACGTCATCATGCGCCGTGCACGGGAGACGAACGAAGCGGTCGTCGATGTCCGGCGAGCAGTACGACTCATGATCGACGTCGCCAAGGGATTATCGCACGCACACCGTGCCGGGATCGTGCACCGCGACTTGAAGCCGAGCAACGTCTTCATCACGAGAGACGGAACGGCCAAGGTTCTCGACTTTGGTGTGGCGCAAATGACCGCGGATAGCGACGTCGCCGGCGAGTATTTCCTTGGGACCCCCCAGTACATGTCGCCCGAACAATGGCATGGTCACGTTCAAGATGGCCAAACGGACATCTGGGCAGCGGGGGTCATATTCTTCGAATTGCTCACCGGAGTTTCTCCGTTCACCGGCCATCACATTGCCGAATTGCGCAATGCCGTGCTCTCGTCGGATCCTTCGCCGTCGCTGCGAGGGCTACGGCCCGAGCTTCCCGAGGAAGCCGAAGAAATCGCAAAGCGTGCGCTCGAAAAAGAGAAGAGTGCGAGATTCGGTAGCGCAGACGACTTGCTGGACGAGTTGGTTGCCTTGGAGGTGCTCCTCGAGCATGCCCTGCGCGGACAATCCAACACGGGGGCCAGCAACACGGGGGCCAGCAGCCCGGACTTGGAGGCATCGCCGGCGAGCTTTCGGCAACGACGAGCACACAGGCTACCGGCGAATGCCGAGCGACGTCAGATTACCGCCATGGCTTGCTCCTTTTCGTCCACGCGATCGGCGGAGGCTCTCGACGACTCGGTGGGCGAATTTTTCGAAGCGTGTGCCACGATCGTGCACCAGTTGGAGGGCACGATTTTATCCTCCCTGGGCAGACAGGTCGTAGCGTGCTTTGGCTATCCCCGAGCCCACGAAGACAGCGCACAGCGCGCATTGCGTGCGGCGTCACTGATCGTCGATGCATTTCGGCCCGATGACCATCGGCGCTCGGGTGGCGCCTGCGTGGGGGTGGCGACAGGTCCCTGCATTCCGCTTGCCGTGGACCCGGAAACCGCGCCCCTGCGGATGCAAGGCGAGGTGCTGGACATCGCGCAATCGCTCGAACGCCGCGCCCGGCCGAACGAGATTCTCACCGAACGGCCGACCCAGATGCTCGTGCAGGGCACCTTCGAGCTCGCGCTGCTCGATGACGTGGCGCCCGAGGATGGAACCGCGCCCCAACATTTGTACCGATTGTTGCGGCGGAAGGAGAATCGAATCCGCTTCAACCCGATTGCGGCGGGCAACGTCACTCCGTTGGTGGGGCGTGGGTCCGAGCTCGATGAACTGCGTCGCCTTTGGAAATTGGCGGGCGGCGGCAAAGGCCAATTCGCGTTGGTCGTCGGCGAGGCGGGAATCGGCAAATCGCGCTTGCTCGAGCAGCATCTCGAAGCCCTGGCGACGGAAGGACACCGGTTCGTGCGCTGCCAATGTTGGCCGCACTCGCAAGGCAGTCCACTCCAGCCCATCCTAGAAGGCCTGGAGCACTCGGTGGGATTGGATCCCAATGCCTCTCCGCTCGAGAAAGCGGCCCTCCTGGGGCTTCCCACGCAAGATGCGGCCGCGCCGCCGATGTCGAGAAATGCGAGTTTGCTGAAGCACCAGATGCTCGAAGCACTCGTCGGCTGGTTCCAGCGGCTGGCGGAGCAGGAGCCCTTGCTGCTCGTCCTCGAGGATGCGCACTGGGCCGACTCCATTACCCTCGAGTTGCTGGAGCGCTGGCTATCACGTCTCGGCGGGATGCGCGCCATGGTGCTGGTGACCGCGCGGCCGGAGTTTCAGCCGCTCTGGACGCGTTCCTCGATCCTGCATCACCTCGCTCCACCTCGGCTTTCGCCGAGCGAGAGTGCTGCGCTCATCGGCTTTGCAGGTCGCGGGCGCCATCTGCCCGCGGCCATCGTGGAGCAAGTCGTGCAGCGCGCCGATGGCGTCCCACTGTTCATCGAGGAGCTCACGTACAGCGTGGTGGACGCGCTCCAAAAGGGCGGAAATGAGCATTCGTCCTGGGTTGGCGCCGTGCCCGCGACCCTCGAGGCACTCTTGCGCGCACGCCTGGACACCTTGCCCGAACCCGGCCGGGAACTGGCGCGGGTGGCATCCGTGCTGGGGCGCGAGATGAATTACGATTTGCTTCGGGCAATGTGTCCTCTTTCCGAGGAATCACTCCGGATTGGCCTTCTGCAGCTCGTCGAAACAGGGATTTTTCGCCCCATCGGTCCCATATCGCGCGCGACGTGTCGGTTCAAACACGCGCTCGTGCAAGAAGCTGCATACCAATCCCTGGTCAAGCAAGAGCGGCAGGAGTTGCACCAGCGAGCCGCCGAGGTGCTCGTTTCGCAATTCTCTCAAATTGCCGAGCAAAACCCAGAAATTGCGGCCAGGCACTTCGCCGAGGCGATGCGCCCCGAGGAAGCCTGCGTCTATTTAGAAAAGGCGGCGAAGCAGGCCATGCAAAGGTCGGCGAACATCGACGCGCTCAACCACTACGCGCGTGCGATGGCGCAACTGGATCTGCTGCCATCGAGTTCGGGTCGCGACCGACGTGAGCTTTTGCTGAAGGCCCAGCTGGCCGGCGTGTATCTCGCCGAGCATGGACTCGAGTCCAACCGTGTCCGGGAAACCCTTTCGCGGATTCGGGAACTCGCCGAGAGGTACGACGGCGATGAACAATCGTTCTGGGCGCTGTTGAGCATTCAGCAGTTGGACCATGTCCGGGGTGAGCATCGCACCGGTCGCGAGTTGGCCGCCCAATTGATGGTCCGCGCTGAAAAAGCCGCGCATCAGGGCATGATCCTCGCCGCGTACAAAGCAAAGGTGTCGTCGGCACTCTTTTGCGGCGACCTCACGGTGTGTCGCAATGATGCGGAGGCAGGGATACGGCTCTACGAGGCGGAGGCGGGAGGGGCGATTCGTGTCCATATGGGTGCCGACGTCGGCGCGATGTTGCACCTGTATCTTGGTTGGACATTCTGGCTCTTGGGCGAGCCTGACCAAGCGATTCGCCATTGCCACGAGGGGGTGCGGATCGCGCGCAAGTACGATCATCCGGCCAGTCTCACGATCCGGTTGCTCCTTCTCGCCTCGCAGCACAATGACCGTGGTGAGTTCGCCGAGGCGCGAGCTCTCATCGATGAAATATTGAGTCTGTGCGAGGAGTATGGCTTCCATTTCGTCGGTGCCGCGGCACGTGTCGTCCGGGCGTGCACGCAAATCGAGAGCGGTGAGCGCGAGGGGGTCGCGGAGCTCCAAGCAGCCCTTGCCCATCGAGCATCGATGGGCGCGACCGTCGGTTTTACGCGGTATATTTCCGTACTTGCCCACGGGCAACTACAGATTGGCGCACTCGACGAGGCAATGCTTTCGGTCGACAAAGCGATGGAGATCTCGGAGCGAACGGGTGAACACTATTGCGATGCGGAGCTCCTTCGGTTGAAAGGGGAAATACTGGTCGCCATGGGCACATCGAACGATGGCCGAGCAGCTCGCGTCTTCGAGCAAGGCCTCGAACGAGCGCGCGACCAGCATGCCAGGAGCTGGGAGCTGCGACTGGCTTGCAGCTATGGTCGCTTGCTTGCCCGGCAAGGAAGGATGGCCGAGGCAAAGACGCTCCTTGCTCCGGTTCTGGCGAGCTTCACGGAAGGTCATGGGACGCGCGACCTTCGTATGGCACGCGCGCTCGCGGAATCATGCCCATGA
- a CDS encoding CehA/McbA family metallohydrolase gives MRSFEKSLALALGLMAIPRVAAAADPAPIVLDGDVPLDGPEHFFVPFDVPEGIEEIEVRHDDQSEANILDFGLNDPDGYRGWGGGTEEPAIVGRLAASRAYVRGPIRAGAWKVVVGKAKVVTSPARYHLEIVLRTAATLPEQRQRTPYAPPPPRPGRRYYAGDFHVHSLESTDAIPSLDEIATYAESRQLDFVEISDHNTVTQFEFFADAQSRHPNLLFVPGIEYTTYHGHANAIGATRWVDHKLGQPGVTIDGAAEAIRAQGALFSINHPVLDLGNACIGCAWKLEVDPNRVSAVEIETGGLKQSGFIFIEKALAFWDDLCAKGHHVAALGGSDSHRAGNTNGPTSSPIAEPTTMVLADALSTEAILEGIRNGRTVVKLQSPADPMIELTSSVEPSGDTVRARSTILSAKITGAAGKNATVYFVKNGEPEAAVPVTSDPFVHEARVTAEAGESRWRVEVRVDDQRSTITSHLFVQRDPNGPDPLAPPPSSSSGSVSNDGGCHSGKVARSSAWAWCLAAAGAIALFTRRRRSH, from the coding sequence GTGCGCTCCTTCGAAAAAAGCCTCGCGCTCGCCCTCGGCCTGATGGCCATTCCCCGTGTCGCGGCCGCCGCCGACCCCGCGCCCATCGTCCTCGATGGAGATGTGCCGCTCGACGGACCGGAGCATTTTTTCGTGCCGTTCGACGTGCCGGAGGGCATCGAGGAAATCGAGGTGCGCCACGACGATCAATCCGAAGCCAACATTCTCGATTTCGGATTGAACGATCCCGATGGATACCGCGGTTGGGGCGGAGGCACCGAGGAGCCGGCCATCGTGGGCCGGCTCGCGGCATCACGCGCGTACGTGCGCGGGCCCATTCGCGCGGGCGCGTGGAAGGTCGTCGTGGGCAAAGCCAAGGTCGTGACCTCGCCCGCGCGCTACCACCTGGAGATCGTCCTTCGCACGGCGGCCACGTTGCCCGAGCAAAGGCAGCGCACGCCGTATGCACCGCCACCGCCGCGTCCGGGCCGTCGCTACTACGCGGGCGACTTCCACGTGCACTCCTTGGAGAGCACCGATGCCATTCCGTCGCTCGACGAGATTGCAACCTACGCGGAGTCGCGCCAGCTCGATTTCGTCGAGATATCCGATCACAACACGGTCACGCAGTTCGAATTTTTCGCCGACGCGCAGTCGCGCCATCCGAATCTGCTCTTCGTCCCCGGCATCGAATACACCACGTACCACGGACACGCGAACGCCATTGGCGCCACGCGGTGGGTCGATCACAAATTGGGGCAGCCGGGGGTGACCATCGATGGTGCGGCGGAGGCCATTCGCGCGCAAGGTGCCCTCTTCTCCATCAACCATCCGGTGCTGGACCTGGGCAACGCGTGCATTGGATGCGCGTGGAAGCTCGAGGTCGATCCAAACCGCGTCTCGGCCGTCGAAATCGAGACCGGTGGGTTGAAGCAAAGCGGCTTTATCTTCATCGAAAAGGCCCTCGCCTTCTGGGACGACCTTTGCGCCAAAGGGCACCACGTCGCAGCCCTCGGCGGGAGCGATTCCCATCGCGCGGGGAACACCAATGGCCCCACGTCGAGTCCCATCGCGGAGCCCACCACGATGGTGCTCGCCGATGCGCTGAGCACCGAGGCCATCCTCGAAGGCATTCGCAATGGCCGCACGGTCGTGAAGCTGCAGAGCCCCGCCGATCCGATGATCGAGCTGACGTCGAGCGTCGAGCCCTCGGGCGACACCGTGCGTGCCCGCAGCACGATTCTGTCGGCCAAGATCACGGGCGCCGCCGGGAAAAATGCCACTGTGTACTTCGTCAAAAACGGGGAGCCCGAAGCCGCGGTGCCGGTGACGAGTGATCCCTTCGTCCACGAGGCGCGTGTGACCGCCGAGGCAGGCGAGTCGCGCTGGCGTGTCGAAGTGCGCGTCGACGATCAACGAAGCACCATCACGAGCCACCTCTTCGTGCAGCGCGATCCGAATGGCCCCGATCCGCTCGCACCACCCCCTTCCAGCTCGAGCGGCTCCGTGAGCAACGACGGCGGATGTCATTCCGGTAAGGTGGCGCGATCGTCGGCATGGGCCTGGTGCCTCGCAGCAGCAGGAGCGATCGCACTCTTTACGAGACGGCGTCGCTCACATTAA
- a CDS encoding helix-turn-helix domain-containing protein — protein MERVGLVLYPGVGTFDFAVANEVWGDDRTDRGVPKFDLRRCALDLHPVKLDSGLACTPTHTLAGLAHGCDLIVVPGSGGSDHLPDARVLAALRKAHARGVSIASLCSGAFVLAEAGLLDGRSATTHWRLAPQLAERYPRVRVDPEALYIEDGVFTSAGTAAGIDLCLHLVRLAHGADVANTIARALVTAPFRAGGQAQFIDRRIEENDNSADRLSRLREYALQHLGEKLNVADLARRAAMSERTFARRFLATTGETPLQWLLHQRVLLAQRLLESTEMPIARVADECGFGSALSLRQHFSKVVGVSPADYRQSFRGKASPLP, from the coding sequence ATGGAGCGCGTCGGTCTCGTTCTCTACCCGGGGGTGGGCACATTCGATTTCGCCGTCGCGAACGAAGTCTGGGGCGACGACCGCACGGATCGCGGGGTGCCCAAGTTCGACCTGCGGCGCTGCGCGCTGGATCTTCATCCCGTGAAGCTGGACAGCGGCCTCGCGTGCACGCCGACGCACACGCTCGCGGGGCTCGCCCACGGGTGCGATCTCATCGTGGTTCCCGGCTCCGGCGGCTCGGATCATCTGCCGGATGCGAGGGTGCTCGCGGCCTTGCGCAAGGCGCATGCGCGCGGCGTCAGCATCGCATCGCTCTGCTCGGGTGCCTTCGTGCTCGCGGAGGCGGGGCTGCTCGACGGGCGAAGCGCCACGACGCATTGGCGCCTCGCCCCGCAGCTCGCCGAGCGTTACCCGCGTGTCCGCGTCGACCCGGAGGCGCTTTACATCGAGGACGGGGTATTCACCTCCGCGGGTACGGCGGCGGGTATCGATCTCTGCCTGCACTTGGTCCGGCTCGCGCACGGTGCCGACGTGGCCAACACGATTGCGCGTGCGCTGGTCACGGCGCCGTTTCGCGCGGGTGGGCAGGCGCAGTTCATCGACCGGCGCATCGAGGAAAACGACAACTCCGCCGACCGCCTCTCGCGCCTGCGCGAATATGCCCTTCAGCATCTGGGCGAGAAGCTCAACGTGGCCGATCTCGCGCGCCGTGCGGCCATGTCCGAGCGCACCTTCGCGCGCCGCTTCCTCGCCACCACGGGCGAGACGCCACTGCAGTGGCTCCTTCACCAGCGCGTGCTCCTGGCGCAGCGCCTGCTGGAATCGACCGAGATGCCCATCGCGCGCGTGGCCGACGAGTGCGGCTTCGGCTCAGCGCTTTCCCTGCGCCAGCATTTCTCCAAGGTGGTGGGCGTCTCGCCGGCCGACTACCGCCAGAGTTTCCGCGGCAAGGCTTCTCCCCTACCCTGA
- a CDS encoding SRPBCC family protein, which yields MTDSKRNGLVVVDDGFATILFERRLPHPIEDVWAAITDPEERAAWLGKTRIEPHVDGIVETVADGPPVPPEVRTFTGRVLVWEPPHVFEHTWDQKIIGQTIARYELSRDGDATILRFTQRGFRNRTHAGGFAAGTHAYFERLYAHLTKQPLPEWYARSQELGPSYA from the coding sequence ATGACGGATTCGAAGAGAAATGGACTTGTCGTCGTCGACGACGGATTCGCCACGATCTTGTTCGAGCGGCGCCTCCCGCATCCCATCGAGGACGTGTGGGCAGCCATCACGGACCCCGAGGAACGCGCGGCGTGGCTCGGAAAAACGCGCATCGAGCCGCACGTCGACGGCATCGTCGAAACCGTCGCCGATGGCCCGCCGGTGCCACCCGAAGTGCGCACGTTCACCGGCCGCGTGCTCGTGTGGGAGCCGCCCCACGTGTTCGAGCACACGTGGGACCAAAAGATCATCGGCCAGACGATCGCGCGCTACGAGCTTTCGCGCGACGGCGACGCGACGATCCTGCGCTTCACGCAACGCGGGTTCCGCAACCGCACCCATGCGGGCGGCTTCGCAGCAGGAACGCATGCCTACTTCGAGCGGCTCTATGCGCACTTGACCAAACAGCCGCTTCCCGAGTGGTACGCGCGCTCCCAGGAGCTCGGGCCAAGTTACGCGTGA